Proteins encoded in a region of the Streptomyces sp. NBC_00310 genome:
- the purD gene encoding phosphoribosylamine--glycine ligase, translating into MNVLVIGTGAREHALCRSLSLDPDVTALHCAPGNAGIAEVAELHSVDALDGAAVTALATRLEADLVVVGPEAPLVAGVADAVREAGIPVFGPSGEAAQLEGSKAFAKEVMAGAGVPTARSYVCTTAEEIDEALDAFGAPYVVKDDGLAAGKGVVVTSDLAQAREHALACGRVVIEEFLDGPEVSLFAITDGVTVVPLQPAQDFKRALDGDEGPNTGGMGAYSPLPWADPKLVDEVLETVLQPTVDEMRRRGTPFSGLLYAGLAITSRGVRVIEFNARFGDPETQVVLARLRTPLAGVLLAAANGTLGDLEPLRWSGDAAVTVVVASHNYPGTPRTGDPITGLDEVAAVDAPHAYVLHAGTKRAGDEIVSAGGRVLSVTASGKDLTQARDRAYTAVARIGLDGSQHRADIAAKAAAEA; encoded by the coding sequence GTGAACGTCCTCGTCATTGGTACCGGTGCTCGTGAGCACGCGCTGTGCCGCTCGCTGTCCCTCGACCCCGATGTCACCGCACTCCACTGCGCTCCCGGCAACGCGGGCATCGCGGAGGTGGCCGAGTTGCACTCGGTCGACGCGCTGGACGGCGCCGCCGTGACCGCGCTGGCCACGCGGCTGGAGGCCGACCTCGTGGTCGTGGGGCCGGAGGCCCCGCTGGTCGCGGGTGTCGCCGACGCCGTGCGCGAGGCGGGCATCCCCGTGTTCGGTCCCTCCGGGGAGGCCGCGCAGCTGGAGGGCTCCAAGGCCTTCGCCAAGGAGGTCATGGCCGGGGCCGGCGTGCCCACCGCGCGGTCGTACGTCTGCACCACCGCCGAGGAGATCGACGAGGCCCTGGACGCGTTCGGCGCGCCGTACGTCGTGAAGGACGACGGGCTCGCGGCCGGCAAGGGCGTCGTCGTGACGTCGGACCTCGCCCAGGCCCGCGAGCACGCGCTCGCCTGCGGCCGGGTCGTCATCGAGGAGTTCCTGGACGGCCCCGAGGTCTCCCTCTTCGCGATCACCGACGGTGTGACCGTCGTCCCGCTCCAGCCCGCGCAGGACTTCAAGCGCGCGCTGGACGGCGACGAGGGCCCCAACACCGGCGGCATGGGCGCGTACTCGCCGCTCCCCTGGGCCGACCCGAAGCTGGTCGACGAGGTCCTGGAGACCGTGCTGCAGCCGACGGTCGACGAGATGCGGCGCCGCGGCACCCCGTTCTCCGGCCTGCTCTACGCGGGCCTGGCGATCACCAGCCGCGGCGTACGGGTGATCGAGTTCAACGCCCGGTTCGGTGACCCGGAGACCCAGGTCGTCCTCGCCCGCCTCAGGACGCCGCTGGCCGGTGTCCTGCTCGCCGCCGCCAACGGCACCCTCGGCGACCTCGAACCCCTCCGTTGGAGCGGCGACGCGGCCGTCACCGTGGTCGTGGCCTCGCACAACTACCCCGGCACGCCGCGCACCGGCGACCCCATCACCGGCCTCGACGAGGTCGCCGCGGTGGACGCCCCGCACGCGTACGTCCTGCACGCCGGCACCAAGCGCGCCGGCGACGAGATCGTCAGCGCCGGCGGCCGCGTCCTCTCCGTCACGGCCAGCGGCAAGGACCTCACCCAGGCCCGCGACCGTGCCTACACCGCCGTCGCCCGCATCGGCCTCGACGGTTCCCAGCACCGTGCGGACATCGCGGCGAAGGCGGCAGCCGAGGCGTGA
- a CDS encoding DNA polymerase III subunit gamma and tau: protein MSSLALYRRYRPESFAEVIGQEHVTDPLQQALRNNRVNHAYLFSGPRGCGKTTSARILARCLNCEQGPTPTPCGECQSCQDLARNGPGSIDVIEIDAASHGGVDDARELREKAFFGPAGSRYKIYIIDEAHMVTSAGFNALLKVVEEPPEHLKFIFATTEPEKVIGTIRSRTHHYPFRLVPPGTLREYLGEVCGKEKIPVEEGVLPLVVRAGAGSVRDSMSVMDQLLAGATEEGVTYAMATSLLGYTDGSLLDSVVEAFASGDGAAAFDVVDHVIERGNDPRRFVADLLERLRDLVILAAVPDAIDKGLIDAPAEVLERMQAQAGVFGAAELSRAADLVNEGLTEMRGANSPRLQLELICARVLLPATYGDERSVMARLDRLERGINFSGGAGPAMGYVPGPDAHGGAAPPMGMAPQAPQVPHVPQVPNVAQVPPGGGPAAARAAVRGPGSGSGGGATGAPGGGPGAGGAGSASASGPGADAYGAGGAVGGPAGPGGGGPAGVPPAAPQEAPIAPAAAPGAPAAPPAHPGASSTPPPHPNAPAAAPGGSAPGSWPTPAAAGSGRRPGGWPTAAPTGGGSAPGAPAASAPGPAAPAASGPPPAYAQPGPPAPAQAPAAYHPAPGGPDPRTLWPNILETVKNRRRFTWILLSQNAHVAGFDGTTLQIGFVNAGARDNFASSGSEDVLRAALAEQFNVHWKIEAVIDTSGGSASPGAPGGYGSPAPAAGGYGGGGGAGGGGYGGGGAGGGYGGSPAPASRPAGPQDSAPSSRPASPGPAASHQSTPTARPVAPAPPPAPEPPPVSPEDDTPEDDDPDLDESALSGHDLIVRELGATVVEEIVNE from the coding sequence GTGTCGTCTCTCGCGCTGTACCGCCGCTATCGCCCGGAGTCGTTCGCCGAGGTCATCGGGCAGGAGCATGTCACCGACCCGCTGCAGCAGGCGCTGCGGAACAACCGGGTCAATCACGCGTACCTGTTCAGCGGGCCGCGTGGGTGCGGGAAGACGACCAGTGCGCGGATTCTCGCCCGGTGTCTGAACTGCGAGCAGGGGCCCACGCCGACGCCGTGCGGAGAGTGCCAGTCCTGCCAGGACCTGGCACGGAACGGACCGGGGTCGATCGACGTCATCGAGATCGACGCGGCCTCGCACGGTGGTGTGGACGACGCCCGTGAGCTGCGGGAGAAGGCCTTCTTCGGGCCCGCGGGCAGCCGGTACAAGATCTACATCATCGACGAGGCCCACATGGTCACGTCGGCCGGTTTCAACGCGCTGCTGAAGGTCGTCGAGGAGCCGCCGGAGCACCTCAAGTTCATCTTCGCGACCACCGAGCCCGAGAAGGTCATCGGCACGATCCGGTCGCGTACGCACCACTATCCCTTCCGGCTGGTGCCGCCCGGCACGCTGCGGGAGTACCTCGGCGAGGTCTGCGGCAAGGAGAAGATCCCGGTCGAGGAGGGTGTCCTCCCGCTGGTCGTGCGCGCCGGAGCCGGCTCCGTGCGTGACTCGATGTCCGTCATGGACCAGCTGCTGGCGGGCGCGACGGAGGAGGGCGTGACCTACGCCATGGCCACGTCGCTGCTCGGATACACCGACGGGTCGTTGCTCGACTCGGTCGTCGAGGCCTTCGCCTCGGGGGACGGGGCCGCCGCCTTCGACGTCGTCGACCACGTGATCGAGCGCGGCAACGATCCGCGGCGGTTCGTCGCCGACCTGCTGGAGCGGCTGCGGGATCTGGTGATCCTCGCCGCCGTGCCCGACGCCATCGACAAGGGCCTCATCGACGCCCCCGCCGAGGTCCTGGAGCGGATGCAGGCCCAGGCCGGCGTCTTCGGCGCCGCCGAGCTCAGCCGCGCCGCCGACCTCGTCAACGAAGGCCTCACCGAGATGCGCGGCGCCAACTCGCCCCGCCTCCAGCTCGAACTGATCTGCGCCCGCGTACTCCTCCCCGCGACCTACGGCGACGAACGATCCGTCATGGCCCGCCTGGACCGCCTGGAGCGCGGGATCAACTTCTCCGGCGGCGCCGGACCGGCCATGGGGTACGTGCCCGGGCCCGACGCGCATGGGGGAGCGGCCCCGCCCATGGGCATGGCCCCGCAGGCCCCACAGGTTCCGCACGTTCCGCAGGTTCCGAACGTCGCGCAGGTGCCGCCGGGTGGTGGGCCCGCGGCGGCGCGGGCAGCGGTTCGCGGGCCGGGCTCTGGCTCAGGCGGCGGAGCGACAGGTGCGCCAGGTGGTGGTCCGGGTGCCGGTGGTGCAGGCTCCGCGTCGGCTTCGGGCCCGGGTGCGGATGCGTACGGTGCCGGGGGCGCCGTCGGCGGGCCGGCGGGCCCGGGCGGCGGTGGTCCTGCGGGGGTGCCTCCGGCCGCCCCGCAGGAGGCACCGATCGCCCCGGCCGCCGCGCCCGGTGCTCCGGCCGCGCCGCCCGCCCACCCGGGCGCGAGCTCCACGCCCCCTCCCCACCCCAACGCGCCCGCCGCCGCGCCCGGCGGCTCCGCCCCCGGCTCCTGGCCCACCCCGGCCGCCGCGGGCAGCGGGCGCCGGCCCGGCGGATGGCCGACCGCCGCGCCCACCGGTGGTGGCTCCGCACCCGGGGCCCCGGCCGCGTCCGCCCCCGGCCCGGCCGCGCCCGCCGCCTCGGGCCCGCCCCCGGCGTACGCCCAGCCCGGCCCTCCGGCGCCTGCCCAGGCCCCCGCCGCCTACCACCCCGCCCCCGGCGGACCCGACCCCCGCACGCTCTGGCCGAACATCCTGGAGACGGTGAAGAACCGCCGCCGTTTCACCTGGATCCTGCTCAGCCAGAACGCGCACGTTGCCGGGTTCGACGGCACGACCCTCCAGATCGGCTTCGTCAACGCGGGCGCCCGGGACAACTTCGCGAGCAGCGGCAGCGAGGACGTACTGCGGGCGGCCCTGGCCGAGCAGTTCAACGTCCACTGGAAGATCGAGGCGGTCATCGACACGTCGGGCGGCTCGGCATCACCGGGCGCCCCCGGCGGTTACGGGTCTCCCGCTCCGGCCGCCGGCGGATACGGCGGCGGTGGTGGCGCGGGCGGTGGCGGATACGGCGGTGGTGGCGCGGGCGGTGGCTACGGCGGCTCCCCCGCCCCGGCGTCACGCCCCGCCGGGCCCCAGGACTCGGCTCCGTCATCCCGCCCGGCCTCCCCGGGCCCGGCGGCGTCCCACCAGTCGACCCCGACCGCCCGTCCCGTCGCCCCGGCACCGCCCCCGGCCCCCGAACCCCCGCCCGTCTCCCCCGAGGACGACACCCCCGAGGACGACGACCCCGACCTCGACGAGTCCGCCCTCTCCGGCCACGACCTGATCGTGCGCGAACTCGGGGCGACGGTGGTGGAAGAGATCGTGAACGAGTAG
- a CDS encoding PIN domain-containing protein, producing MSGHMETVVLDSEGLSAWVAQDRKVLAMFQVFHDMGADLVVSANTIVEVSHARVDLPRLQWALSRVKVEPITEAAAKAAAQLLKGAGLHGHKYAIDATVAEAALRQPGPVAILTSDVDDMTRLCGSKVRMIGL from the coding sequence GTGAGCGGGCACATGGAGACCGTGGTCCTGGACAGCGAGGGACTGTCGGCCTGGGTGGCGCAGGACCGGAAGGTTCTGGCGATGTTCCAGGTGTTCCATGACATGGGGGCGGACCTTGTCGTCAGCGCCAACACCATCGTGGAGGTGAGCCACGCCAGGGTGGACCTGCCCCGACTGCAATGGGCGCTCTCCCGGGTCAAGGTGGAGCCGATCACGGAGGCGGCGGCCAAGGCGGCGGCCCAACTGCTCAAGGGCGCCGGTCTGCACGGACACAAGTACGCGATCGACGCCACCGTCGCGGAAGCGGCCTTGCGTCAGCCTGGCCCGGTCGCCATCCTCACGTCGGATGTCGATGACATGACCCGGCTGTGCGGCAGCAAGGTCCGGATGATCGGGCTATGA